The Streptomyces asoensis DNA window CGTGTACCCGAGCAGGGAGGTGGCCATGGCGTACGTCACACCCGCCTCGGTCGCCCCGGCGAGCAGCTGGTCCATGACCGACATGGAGTCACGCACGGATCCCGCGCCCGAGCGCACGACGAGCGGCAGCACGCCCTCCTCGACGGGGATGGCCTCCCGGCCGCACACCTCGCCGAGGTACTCCCGCAGCGTCCCCGGCGGGACGAGCCGGAACGGGTAGTGGTGGGTCCGTGAGCGGATGGTCCCGATGACCTTCTCCGGCTCGGTCGTGGCGAAGATGAACTTCAGGTGCTCCGGCGGCTCCTCGACGACCTTGAGGAGCGCGTTGAAACCGGCCGACGTGACCATGTGGGCCTCGTCGATGATGTAGATCTTGTAACGGCTGCGGGCGGGTCCGAAGAACGCCTTCTCCCGCAGGTCACGGGCGTCGTCCACGCCTCCGTGCGAAGCGGCGTCGATCTCGATGACGTCGATCGAGCCCGGGCCGTTCCTCGCCAGGTCCTTGCAGGACTCGCACTCCCCGCACGGGGTCGGCGTGGGCCCCTGCTCGCAGTTCAGGCACCTGGCCAGGATCCGCGCGCTGGTGGTCTTCCCGCATCCGCGCGGCCCGCTGAACAGGTACGCGTGATTGACCCGGTTGTTCCGCAGCGCCTGCGACAGCGGGGCGGTGACATGCTCCTGCCCGATGACCTCGGCGAACGACTCCGGGCGATAGCGGCGGTACAGCGCGAGAGACGACACGCATACGAGGTTATAGGCGCCCACCGACATCGGGCCCCGCGCACGGGAGGGGGCCGCGTCCGGCCCGGGAACGCAAGCGCCCCCCACGCACCCGCCAGAGCCGACCTACCCTTGCTGCCTTCCGGCCCTGGGGGAGTTCAGTCAGATAGCGCCGCGTGAGGGGCTGCGCACAGGCTACAGGATCTGAGCGGGGGGAACGAGTTCGCGAGCACTCCTCAACGTCTTGTATTGTTTGCCGCGGAGGATTCGCCTAGTGGCCTAGGGCGCACGCTTGGAAAGCGTGTTGGGGGCAACCCCTCACGAGTTCGAATCTCGTATCCTCCGCCAGTGCCTCACCGGGCACGAAGTCGAAGGGCCCCACCGTTCGCGGTGGGGCCCTTCGACGTTGCCCGGCCCGGTCGTCCGGCCCCGACATAACGATTGATGCGGGGGCCCGGACGGCCCGCCGACCGAACGGCCAGGTCAGCGGCGTACGGGGGCGCGTTTCGGCCGTCGTGGCGGATCACCTGCGGGGCATCTGTGACGAACAGCCGGGCAGAGGGCGGCCACGAGCGGTACATCCAGGCCCATACTGGAGGCAATGACAAAGCCAACTGCACCGAAGCGGTACCTGCCTACCAGCCCCTTCAAGGCTCCGGCCGCGCCCGCGCCGAAGCACTTCGCGGTGGGTGACCAGGTCACGCACGACATGTACGGTCTCGGCCGGGTGATCGGCATCGAGGACGGAATCGCCGCGCTCGTGGACTTCGGCTCGGCGCAAATGCGGATCTTGAGTCCCTACTCCAAGATGAGCAAGCTGTAGGACCGCTGTGCCCGGTCACGGCACACCAGGGCCCCTCGCGGCCCTGTGACGAATGGGAGACCTCTCATCGACCCGACTTCGCTGTTCTCCGCCCCGGAAGGGGCGAAGCACCACGCCGGCGCGGCATCGCCGCCTCCCGCGACGAACCCCTTCCAGGCCCCCGACTTCGGGGAGGACGACACCTTCCCGGCCGAGGACGCGCAGGTGTCCCTTCCCGGCCTGGGCACGGCTCGGCGCAGGGCGAGCTAGCCCCGGCCGGCGACGGTGGTGTCGCGAACGGCCGCCGGAAAGGCCGCCGACGTCGACACGTCGGCGGCCTTTCCCGTCCCGCGGGTCAGCCGGTGCCCCGGGCGAGCACGGTCAGTTCGTCGAGGAACGCCTCCGCCAGCAGGACGGCGTCCTGACTGCCCGAGTTGGTGGCGACGCTCAGCGTGTGGCCCGGTGAGCAGCCGCCCAGCGCGAAGGTGACCGTGTCGGTCGGGGGCACCATCGGGACGATGGTGAGGTGCCGCAGGGTCCGTCCGGCCAGCGTCCGGCCCCGCTCGCGCAGATGGACGTAGGAGCAGGCCGCCGGCGCGTACGCGGGGGCGAAGATCTTTCCGCCGGCCAGTGCCAGGGTCGCCCCGGGAACCGCCCCGAGCGTGCCCTCGACCAGCCGCTCCGAGGCCCGCCGGGGCCGGGTGACGGTGGTCAGCAGTCCGGTGCACGCGGCCAGCCGGGCCGTCGGGTCGGCCAGCGCCACCGGCGCGGGGACCCGGACGTTGGCGAACGCGTTGCCCAGGAACTCACCGCAGTCGTCCGGCCGTTCGTCGACCGGCACCGACAGCCACACCTGTCCGGACCCCGCGGACGGCGAGGCCGACAGACAGGAGCGCAGGACCCCCGACACGGTGGCGAGGAACACCTCGTTGGTGCTCGCGGGCCGCGCGGAGCCCGCTTCTCCCACCCGCACGGCCTCGCGCGCGGCCTTCAGCACATCGGCCCGCAGCCGGACGACGGTGTACGCGGGCTCCCGGGCACCCCGGTGCGGCAGGGGCACCGCGCGGCCCGCCGTCAGCAGGCCCGGCGCGCCCCCCGCCGCCGGGCCGGGGCGCGCGGTCCGGCGGCGCGGCCCCGGCACGGCCTGCGAGGAGGGGCCGTCCAGCGGCAGGCCGTCGTCGAGGAGCGCGCGCAGCAGCGTGGTCAGGGAACGGCCGTCGAGCAGGCTGTGATGCATCCGGAACAGCAGGGAGAACTCGCCTTCCGTGCTGCCGGGCAGCAGGTGCAGGCTCCACGGCGGCCGGCCGGCCGGGAACGGGGTGTGGAACCACCGGCCGACCGCCTCGCGCAGGGTGTCGTCCGCGCCGCCGACCTGCTCGGCCGGGCTGTGGCCGTCCCGCCGCGCCCAGCGGTGCCGGCCGGTCCACCAGGCGGGGCCCGTCCGGCCGACGCCGGGGGCCACCAGGGTCTGGGTGAGCCGGGGCAGCGCCTTCCAGCGCTCCTCCACCAGGGCCCGCAGCTCGTCCAGCGAGGGCGGGGCGCCCTCGAAGTCCAGGGCGATCCCGGCGTTGGGCGGGCCGAACGGCCAGCGGGCCATCCCCTCTTCCATCAAGGGCAGATGCGATCCGGGCATGAGACTGCTCCTGTCATGGGCCGTCCCCGTCGTGGGCCGGTCCTGTCGTGGGCCGGCTGCTGGGGGACGACGTCCTGTACCCCCAACGGCCGATCGGACCGGCGGTCACGTCCGCCGCGTCACCGACCTCCCACCGGGTCGCCGACCTCCCGCCGGGCCTCACCCCGACAGGTGTCCGGGCGTGCCCCGTCAGGGGTGGACCACTGTCAACGCGTGGCCGCGCGGGCTCCCTGATGGGGTGACACTGCCGCAGGTTTGCGGTCACGAGCGGTGTAGTTGCGCCTTTAATCGGGACTTCGCGTCCGCCGTTGGGGCGCCCGTCCTGTCGTTCCCCGCCCCGGCTCCGTGCCGGACAGGAGTTGCGTGCCGTGCCTGGTACCCATCCGCATCCCGCGCCCGTCGCCGCGCCCGCCCGTGAGCCGTTCCCCGCGCACGTCGCCGTGTTCAACGTTCCGATGCACGGGCACGTCAATCCGACTCTGGGCGTCGTCGAGGAGCTCGTACGGCGGGGGCACCGGGTCAGTTACGCCGTCACCGAGGACTTCGTGCACCAGGTGAAGGCGGCCGGTGCCGAACCCGTGCTCTACCCGGACCCGGGGGACGGCTCGGAGGCGCCGGAGGACATGGGCGAGGGGTTCGAGCGGGTCGTGGACGTGGCCCTGGCGTCCCTGCCGGTGCTGGCGCGGGCGTACGGCACGGACCGCCCCGACCTGGTGCTGTGCGACATCTACGCCTTCGCGGGCCTGCTGCTCGCGGCACGCTGGCAGGTGCCGGCCGTCGTGGCCTCCCCCACCCACCTCGCCTACGACGGCATCGTCCCGGAGTTCTTCGGTGTGCCCGGGCTCCCGCAGCTGCCGGGCTTCGGACGGCTGGCGGCCGCCTTCGCCGAGCAGGGCGTCGACAGCACGCGCATCCACGACCTCGTCCGGCCCGAGCACGCCGTCGCGTTCTTCCCCCGGTCCTTCCAGCGCCGGGCCGACACCGTCGCCGCACAGCGCGTCGCGTACGCCGGGCCGGCCCTCGGCGACCGCTCCTACCAGGGGTCCTGGCGCCCGCCCCGGCCGGACGTGCCGGTGCTGCTCGTCTCGCTGGGTTCCCAGTTCACCCGGCGTCCGGAGTTCTACCGCTCCTGTGTGCAGGCCTTCGCCGAGCTGCCCTGGCACGTGGTCATGTCCGTCGGCCCGGCCGTCCCGGTGGACGGGCTGGGGCCGCTGCCCGCCAACGTCGAGGTCCATCCGCACGTGCCCCAACTGGCGGTGCTCGCCCACGCCGACGCCTTCGTCACCCACGCCGGGATGGGCGGCACGATGGAGGCCCTGCACTTCGGCGTCCCGCTGGTGGCGGTCCCGCAGATGGCCGAGCAGCGGGTGAACGCCGACCGGATCGAACGCCTCAGGCTGGGCGTCCACCTGCCGCGCGAGAGCGTCACTCCCGAGGCGCTGCGCGAGGCCGTCCTGCGCGTCTCGTCCGACCGGGACATCCGCGCGGGCGTGGCCGCCATGCGCCGGGAGATCGCGGCGGCCGGCGGTGCGGGAGCCGCCGCCGACCTGATCGAGCGGGCCCTGTAGTCCGCCTTCCCCGTGGCCCCGGCCCCCGTTCCGATGTTCCGAGGAGTGACATCTTGACCCACGCCCTGGCGGCCGACGTCCGCCGCACCAGCACGGGGCGCCCGCCCCTGGAGGAGCCGGACTGCCGGCCGCACCTCTACCTCCGCCAGGTCCGTATGAGCGACCTGGACTCCATGAACCACGTGAACAACGTCCGGCTGCTGGAGATGATCCAGGACGCCCACATGGACATGTTCTATCTGCGTCCCGGACTGCCGGGGCAGGAGATCCGCCCCAGGTTCGTCTACGCACGCCACGAACTCGACTACACGGAACCCCTCGTGCTCCAGCCGGAGCCGGTCACCATCACCACGACCATCGGCGACCTGCGCCGTTCGACGTTCCGCGTCACGAGCCGGGTCACGCGTGACGCCCAGGTGTTCTGCACCTGCGTGAGCACGGCGGTCGCCTACGACCCGGACGCCCGGTGCTCCCGCCGGCTCGAGGAGGCCGAACTGGCCCTCGCGGCCCGCCACGCCACCCCGGCCCCGGCGCGCTGACCGGCCGACCGGGCCGCGGCCGCCGTCCGGGCCGTCTCAGCCCCCGATCCGTACCGGCTTCGACTCGCTGACCTGATCGACGTCCGACACCCGCACCGTCACCTTCATCTCCCAGCTGCCCGCGATGGGCAGGTTGACCGCGTCGGCGGCCCAGTAGCCGCCCCGGTCGGTGACCTTGGCGTCGAGGGGGCCGATGTCCTGGTCGGGAAGGCTGAAGGAGACGCGCAGTTCGGGGACGGTGACGAAGCCGCCGCCGGCGCCGTAGACCACCGCCTGGAGCCCGTTGTCGCCGACCTGGCCCGGGTCGAGGGTCACCTGCACCTTGCCGCTGACGCCACGGACCGCGGGGTCGTCGGAGTCGATGGTGAAGGGGATGGTCGTCACGGAGGCCACGGGCAGCCCGGCGGACTGCTCCGCCGTGGCGGCCTCGGCCGCCGCCCGGCCCGGCAGGGTGCCCGTCAGCACGGTGGTGAGGACGAGCACGACGACGGAGACGACGACCTCGGCCAGCACGGAACGGCGCAGCGACCGGCGCCGGGCGTCCTCGGCCGGTGAGAGCGGTGCCGCGGCCGGCGGCCTGGCCGCCTTCGGCAGCGGCGCGTCGGCCCCCGGGCCGTCCGCCGCCGAACCGTTCTCCGGTCCGTCCGTCGTGTCCCCGGTGGGAGCGTCCGCCGGGGCGGGCGCCGCGCCTGCCGCGGATCCGTCCCCCGGGCCGCCCGTCCCGCCTGCCCCGGTACCCGCCGTGCTCGGCGCACCCGCGGTACCCACCGTGCCGTGGACGGTGTTCGCGGCGAGGCCGTCCGCCGCGCTGCGGGCCCCTCCGCCGACCGGCTCCGGTATCCGGGCCTCCTGCCTCTCGGGCGCCTCCCGCTCCCCGGTCGTCTCCACCGTCACGCTCCTCGCCGTCCTTTCGCCCCGCACCGTCCGCCGGGATCGCGCACCGGCCACCAGCAGCAGCGTCACCGCGGCCAGCTTGGCCAGCAGGACCCGTCCGTACGTCGTGTCCGTCAGCGCGGACACCGAGCCCAGGCCGCGCCAGGACTGGTAGACACCCGTCACCACCAGGACGGTCACCGCGATGCCCGCCACCTGGGAGAAGCGGTTGACGACCCGCGACGGGACCGAGGCGCGGTGGAACAGGGTGAGCAGGGCGGTCAGGCCGCCCAGCCAGACCGCCATCGCGAGCAGGTGCAGCACCGTCGACGTCATCGCCGCCGGGACCTGGATGCCGGCCGACGCGTGTTCGGCGGCGGCCCAGGTCAGGGCCAGCGCCACGGCCGGCACGGCGACCGTCGCCGACTCGGTGCGGGAGCGCCGCTCCGGCAGGGCCTTCCCGTCCCGCAGCGCCCTGCGCTGCCGCAGGAGCAGGACCGCGACCACGGCGAGCAGCGCGAGGCGCGCCACCAGGGCCAGTCCCGGCCGGGTGCCCAGCGTGCGGGTCAGCTCCGAGGGGTCCAGCATCTTCGCCGGTCCGGTCCCGGTCTCGTACGGGCCGCGGAGCAGCAGCAGGAACACGGTCGATCCGGCGAGCGCCCACCAGCCGGCCACCAGCAGCCTGCCGAGCGGGCGCACGTTCGGCGGGCGGCAGACGACGGCGAAGGCGGACGTGCCGATGAGCAGCGCCGCCGCGAGGTAGGCGAAGTAGCGGCCGATGTTGAAGAGACCGGCGGTGAGCGGGTTCTCCACGGAGGTGCTGGGCAGCGGCGGCGGGATCGCGGAGGGCTTGCCCACCGAGAAGGTGAAGGCGCCCGCGATCGGGTGGCTGTCCGCCGACACGACGCGCCAGGCCACGGTGAAGGTCCCGGTGCCGAGCTTGGCGGGGAGTTCGACCCGGGCGGTGTCGGCGCGGCCGCCCGCGTGGCCGGTGCTGCCCGTCGCGACCCGCTTGTTGTCGGGGTCGAAGACGCGGAAGGAGTCGTCGAGCAGGCCTACGGACTCGGTGAAGGTGAGCGTGATGGAGCGGGGGGCCGTCTTGACGACGCTTCCGTCGGCGGGGTCGGCGCCGCGCAGGGCCGCGTGGGCGGAGGCCGGTCCGCCGCCGAGGAGGAGCAGGACCAGCACGGTGCCCAGCAGCACCAGCCCCTGAACCCCCCGCCGTCCGCCGGACCGCCGGGGCCGGGCCGTGGGCCCACCGCCGGACCGTCCGCCGCCGGGTCGTGCGTCGGCGTGCCGCCCACCGCCGTGTCGTACGCCCTCTCGCCCCTGACTCACGTCACCGCTCCGCCTTGCTTGAGACTCGACACCCGTGTGCTTGCGGTTACGTACGCAGGCACGGGCCATCCGGTTCACCGGCCCCCGCCCACCCGGCCGCCAGGGCGACACCGGGCACGGCGAGGGCGGTCGAGTATCCCAGCCCCCTCCCCGGACCACCGAGCGGCGGGGCGGCAGGGCGGCGGGTCAGGCGGGGAACGCGGTCTCGCGGCGGAGGAAGGCCAGTCGGGCGCGCTTCTCGGGCAGGTGGACGTCCGGCAGGTCGATCTCGGGCAGGGTCACGAGCGGTCCCGGTTCGAAGCCCTGCCGGAAGAAGCGGGCGATCGCCTTCTCGTTGCGCACGTCCGGGTCGACCACGACACGCGGCCGGTCCAGGCCGACCAGCACGTACGCCGCGAACACGCCCATCAGCGCCGCCGACCAGCCCGGCCGGGCCCCTCGCTCGCCGGCCGGCCCGATGAGCAGGTGGACGCCGATGTCGCCGGGTTCGACGGGGTAGCACTCGCCGACCCGGTCCTCGGTGGGCTCGTAGGTCTGGAGCAGGGCGACCGGGACGCCGTCCAGCTCGGCGAGGAACGCGTGGTGGGTGTCCAGTCCGGTCATGTGGGCGTAGACCTCGGCGACCTGGTCGCGTGTCAGGCCGTTCATGCCCCAGAACGCGGCCCGCTCCTCGCTCACCCAGCCGTGGACGACGTCCGCGTCCCGCTCGGCGTCGAGCGGCCGCAGGGCGACGGTGCCCAGCCCGGCGACCACCTGCTCGTACACGTACCCGTCCTCGCCGCGTGCGCGGTCACTCATCGTCGCTCTCCTTCGTCAGCAGGGCCCAGTCGGTGACGACCGGGGCCAGTTCGCCCCTGAGCCACAGGGGGAGCTGGTCGTGGTGGTGGGGGCGGCCGGGGACGCCGGACGCGCCGAACGGGACGATCCACAGGCTGTCCTCGCGGCGGGCCAGGTCCCACACGTAGCGGGCGGCCGGGCCGCGCGCGGCGAGGTCGGTCCAGCCCGGCACGGCCGAGGTGCACAGCACGCAGTCGTGGTCGCCGGACAGCTCGGGGGCCTCCTGGGCGGGATCGGGCAGCGCCCGCCAGGGGGCGAGGCGGTGGGTGTCGCCCCACCGCGCCCGCGGTTGCCCGGCGGCCTCCTCCAGTGCCTCCCGCACCAGCGCCGTCCGGTCGATCCCGTACAACTCCTCGGCGCGCAGCAGGTGTTCGAGGGCGTAGCCGATGCGCGGGACCAGGGCAAGCCAGGGCAGGAACACCTCCGGGTAGGCGGGCGGGGCGGTGAGGGGCCCGAAGGCCGGATGGGCGGCGAGGCGGCGGACCAGGGCGCCGCGCAGGGCCGCGAACCCGGCCGCGTCCTGGCTGCCGGCGTCCATCCGGCGGTCCCAGCGCAGCAGGCGGTCGCGCAGCGCGGCGGCCGGGCCGGTCAGGTCGCCGAGGTCGGACAGCCGGTCCAGCAGGGGCGCGGCGGAGGCCAGCAGGGTGTCCGTGTGGACGGCCGGCATCAGGGGCGCGGA harbors:
- a CDS encoding GNAT family N-acetyltransferase produces the protein MSDRARGEDGYVYEQVVAGLGTVALRPLDAERDADVVHGWVSEERAAFWGMNGLTRDQVAEVYAHMTGLDTHHAFLAELDGVPVALLQTYEPTEDRVGECYPVEPGDIGVHLLIGPAGERGARPGWSAALMGVFAAYVLVGLDRPRVVVDPDVRNEKAIARFFRQGFEPGPLVTLPEIDLPDVHLPEKRARLAFLRRETAFPA
- a CDS encoding copper resistance CopC/CopD family protein, with amino-acid sequence MLLGTVLVLLLLGGGPASAHAALRGADPADGSVVKTAPRSITLTFTESVGLLDDSFRVFDPDNKRVATGSTGHAGGRADTARVELPAKLGTGTFTVAWRVVSADSHPIAGAFTFSVGKPSAIPPPLPSTSVENPLTAGLFNIGRYFAYLAAALLIGTSAFAVVCRPPNVRPLGRLLVAGWWALAGSTVFLLLLRGPYETGTGPAKMLDPSELTRTLGTRPGLALVARLALLAVVAVLLLRQRRALRDGKALPERRSRTESATVAVPAVALALTWAAAEHASAGIQVPAAMTSTVLHLLAMAVWLGGLTALLTLFHRASVPSRVVNRFSQVAGIAVTVLVVTGVYQSWRGLGSVSALTDTTYGRVLLAKLAAVTLLLVAGARSRRTVRGERTARSVTVETTGEREAPERQEARIPEPVGGGARSAADGLAANTVHGTVGTAGAPSTAGTGAGGTGGPGDGSAAGAAPAPADAPTGDTTDGPENGSAADGPGADAPLPKAARPPAAAPLSPAEDARRRSLRRSVLAEVVVSVVVLVLTTVLTGTLPGRAAAEAATAEQSAGLPVASVTTIPFTIDSDDPAVRGVSGKVQVTLDPGQVGDNGLQAVVYGAGGGFVTVPELRVSFSLPDQDIGPLDAKVTDRGGYWAADAVNLPIAGSWEMKVTVRVSDVDQVSESKPVRIGG
- a CDS encoding wax ester/triacylglycerol synthase domain-containing protein, with translation MPGSHLPLMEEGMARWPFGPPNAGIALDFEGAPPSLDELRALVEERWKALPRLTQTLVAPGVGRTGPAWWTGRHRWARRDGHSPAEQVGGADDTLREAVGRWFHTPFPAGRPPWSLHLLPGSTEGEFSLLFRMHHSLLDGRSLTTLLRALLDDGLPLDGPSSQAVPGPRRRTARPGPAAGGAPGLLTAGRAVPLPHRGAREPAYTVVRLRADVLKAAREAVRVGEAGSARPASTNEVFLATVSGVLRSCLSASPSAGSGQVWLSVPVDERPDDCGEFLGNAFANVRVPAPVALADPTARLAACTGLLTTVTRPRRASERLVEGTLGAVPGATLALAGGKIFAPAYAPAACSYVHLRERGRTLAGRTLRHLTIVPMVPPTDTVTFALGGCSPGHTLSVATNSGSQDAVLLAEAFLDELTVLARGTG
- a CDS encoding acyl-CoA thioesterase; translated protein: MTHALAADVRRTSTGRPPLEEPDCRPHLYLRQVRMSDLDSMNHVNNVRLLEMIQDAHMDMFYLRPGLPGQEIRPRFVYARHELDYTEPLVLQPEPVTITTTIGDLRRSTFRVTSRVTRDAQVFCTCVSTAVAYDPDARCSRRLEEAELALAARHATPAPAR
- a CDS encoding macrolide family glycosyltransferase, with amino-acid sequence MPGTHPHPAPVAAPAREPFPAHVAVFNVPMHGHVNPTLGVVEELVRRGHRVSYAVTEDFVHQVKAAGAEPVLYPDPGDGSEAPEDMGEGFERVVDVALASLPVLARAYGTDRPDLVLCDIYAFAGLLLAARWQVPAVVASPTHLAYDGIVPEFFGVPGLPQLPGFGRLAAAFAEQGVDSTRIHDLVRPEHAVAFFPRSFQRRADTVAAQRVAYAGPALGDRSYQGSWRPPRPDVPVLLVSLGSQFTRRPEFYRSCVQAFAELPWHVVMSVGPAVPVDGLGPLPANVEVHPHVPQLAVLAHADAFVTHAGMGGTMEALHFGVPLVAVPQMAEQRVNADRIERLRLGVHLPRESVTPEALREAVLRVSSDRDIRAGVAAMRREIAAAGGAGAAADLIERAL